From Actinopolyspora lacussalsi, a single genomic window includes:
- a CDS encoding geranylgeranyl diphosphate synthase type I (product_source=KO:K13787; cath_funfam=1.10.600.10; cog=COG0142; ko=KO:K13787; pfam=PF00348; superfamily=48576), translated as MATPDVFPHAVPAAEAYEALGVARGRVDPALRSAVDTLPEDMRRIARYQFGWTDEHGLPSDASGGKALRPALALLAAEAVGGSTDAVLPAAVAVELVHNFSLLHDDLIDTDATRRHRPTAWTVFGSEAAILAGDALLSLASGVLADSGNPAALAGVRLLNDTVQELVQGQATDLAFEQRGDVDVDGCQRMAEAKTAALLAAACELGALFAGTEPRRVEHLRRFGHDLGLAFQHVDDLLGIWGDPETTGKSAYSDLHARKKTLPVVFALNSDTTAGQRLATHYHQPSTSEVALTDIADLVDAAGGRAWSHAQTDRLLARALGHLDAAAPTARTDELTALAHLVTRRDH; from the coding sequence ATGGCCACCCCAGATGTGTTCCCACACGCGGTTCCGGCAGCGGAGGCTTACGAGGCCCTGGGCGTCGCGCGCGGCCGAGTCGATCCCGCGCTGCGGTCCGCGGTGGACACACTGCCCGAGGACATGCGTCGTATCGCTCGATACCAGTTCGGCTGGACCGATGAACACGGCCTTCCCAGCGACGCCTCGGGCGGAAAGGCGTTACGCCCCGCGCTGGCCCTGCTCGCCGCCGAGGCCGTGGGTGGCAGCACCGATGCGGTGCTGCCCGCCGCTGTCGCCGTCGAGCTCGTGCACAATTTCTCGCTGCTGCACGACGATCTCATCGACACCGACGCCACTCGTCGTCACCGCCCCACGGCCTGGACCGTGTTCGGGTCGGAGGCGGCGATCCTGGCAGGCGATGCCCTGCTCTCGCTGGCTTCCGGGGTGCTCGCCGACAGTGGGAACCCGGCTGCCCTCGCCGGTGTGCGACTGCTCAACGACACTGTCCAGGAGCTGGTTCAAGGCCAGGCCACGGATCTGGCCTTCGAACAGCGCGGTGATGTCGACGTCGACGGATGCCAACGCATGGCCGAAGCCAAAACCGCCGCGCTGCTGGCTGCCGCCTGCGAACTCGGTGCCCTGTTCGCGGGGACCGAGCCGCGGCGGGTCGAGCACCTGCGTCGCTTCGGTCACGATCTCGGGCTGGCCTTTCAGCACGTCGACGACCTGCTCGGCATCTGGGGCGATCCCGAGACCACCGGCAAGTCCGCCTATTCGGACCTGCACGCCCGGAAGAAGACCCTGCCAGTGGTGTTCGCGCTGAACTCCGACACCACCGCCGGACAGCGGCTCGCCACGCACTACCACCAGCCGTCGACCTCGGAAGTCGCGCTGACCGACATCGCCGATCTCGTCGACGCGGCGGGTGGCCGCGCCTGGAGTCACGCCCAGACCGACCGGCTGCTCGCCCGAGCGCTGGGCCACCTCGACGCGGCCGCTCCAACCGCCCGAACCGACGAGCTGACCGCGCTCGCGCACCTCGTCACCCGACGCGATCACTAG
- a CDS encoding (S)-ureidoglycine aminohydrolase (product_source=KO:K14977; cath_funfam=2.60.120.10; cog=COG3257; ko=KO:K14977; pfam=PF07883; superfamily=51182; tigrfam=TIGR03214), with product MNAPTYHAPQGGLPSQDTLLTDRAVVKEAYTVIPRGVLRDIVTSNLPGWNRTRSWILARPVAGFATTFAQYVVEVSPGGGSDEPEPERGVESVLFLLSGALTVVLEGETHVLSPGGYAYLPAGADWSVTNESEETASFQWVRKAYEPLPGHPVPEGFTVQEQDVTPTPMPDTDGAWTTTRFVDPDDLSHDMHVNIVTFDPGAVIPFAETHVMEHGIYVLEGKAVYRLNDDWVEVEAGDFMWLRAFCPQACYAGGPGKFRYLLYKDVNRQIKLT from the coding sequence TTGAACGCACCGACGTACCACGCACCGCAAGGCGGCCTCCCGTCGCAGGACACGCTGCTCACCGACCGGGCCGTGGTCAAGGAAGCCTACACCGTCATCCCACGCGGCGTGCTGCGCGACATCGTCACCAGCAACCTGCCCGGTTGGAACCGCACCCGCTCCTGGATCCTGGCCCGGCCCGTGGCCGGGTTCGCCACCACGTTCGCCCAGTACGTCGTCGAGGTCTCCCCCGGCGGCGGCAGCGACGAACCGGAACCGGAGCGCGGTGTCGAATCGGTGCTGTTCCTGCTCTCCGGCGCACTCACCGTCGTGCTCGAGGGCGAGACCCACGTCCTCTCCCCAGGCGGCTACGCCTACCTGCCCGCGGGCGCGGACTGGTCGGTGACCAACGAGTCCGAGGAGACGGCCAGCTTCCAGTGGGTCCGCAAGGCTTACGAGCCACTACCCGGGCACCCGGTTCCCGAGGGCTTCACCGTGCAGGAGCAGGACGTCACCCCCACTCCGATGCCCGACACCGACGGCGCGTGGACGACCACCCGATTCGTCGATCCCGACGACCTGTCCCACGACATGCACGTCAACATCGTCACGTTCGATCCCGGTGCCGTGATCCCCTTCGCCGAGACGCACGTGATGGAGCACGGTATCTACGTCCTGGAGGGCAAGGCGGTCTACCGCCTCAACGACGACTGGGTCGAGGTCGAAGCGGGCGACTTCATGTGGCTGCGCGCCTTCTGCCCGCAGGCCTGCTACGCCGGTGGCCCCGGCAAGTTCCGCTACCTGCTCTACAAGGACGTCAACCGTCAGATCAAGCTCACTTGA
- a CDS encoding tRNA(Arg) A34 adenosine deaminase TadA (product_source=COG0590; cath_funfam=3.40.140.10; cog=COG0590; superfamily=53927): MIGEAESELRRCVELAEEASRAGDEPFGSVLVASDGRRLAEDRNRIVTGGDATLHRRFVAGGG; the protein is encoded by the coding sequence ATGATCGGCGAGGCCGAATCGGAGCTGCGTCGCTGCGTGGAGCTGGCGGAGGAGGCGTCGCGGGCGGGTGACGAGCCTTTCGGGTCGGTCCTGGTGGCCTCCGACGGGCGCCGTCTCGCCGAGGACCGCAACCGTATCGTCACCGGCGGTGACGCGACGCTGCATCGTCGCTTCGTGGCCGGAGGCGGCTGA
- a CDS encoding uncharacterized protein YndB with AHSA1/START domain (product_source=COG3832; cath_funfam=3.30.530.20; cog=COG3832; pfam=PF10604; superfamily=55961), with product MVERQVSATRTVATTPDRIFELLTDPDRHSLFDGSGTVLRAQQGGPQRLELGSKFGMDMKMGASYKILNTVVEFEQDRLIAWRHFNGHRWRWRLRPVGERTEVTETFDWSTARIPLLISLSPFPRRNRAAIEKSLHRLGELFPG from the coding sequence ATGGTAGAACGCCAGGTGTCGGCGACCAGGACGGTCGCGACCACACCGGACAGGATCTTCGAGCTGCTCACCGATCCGGACCGGCACTCGCTGTTCGACGGTTCGGGCACGGTGCTACGGGCACAGCAGGGTGGCCCCCAGCGGCTCGAACTCGGCTCGAAGTTCGGCATGGACATGAAGATGGGCGCCTCGTACAAGATCCTGAACACGGTGGTGGAGTTCGAGCAGGACCGCCTGATCGCGTGGCGACACTTCAACGGTCACCGCTGGCGTTGGCGGCTTCGCCCGGTTGGGGAGCGAACCGAGGTGACCGAAACCTTCGACTGGTCGACCGCTCGGATTCCGCTGCTGATCTCGCTGAGTCCGTTCCCCCGGCGGAACAGAGCGGCCATCGAGAAGTCGTTGCACCGCCTCGGTGAGCTGTTCCCGGGCTGA
- a CDS encoding DNA-binding CsgD family transcriptional regulator (product_source=COG2771; cath_funfam=1.10.10.10,3.40.50.300; cog=COG2771; pfam=PF00196,PF13191; smart=SM00382,SM00421; superfamily=46785,46894,52540) — translation MVREHTPILGRDEQWARLDSTVHTSDGTGALLVVRGPSGSGKSALLDAASRNWLRHDVRVLSVSAAVPAPRMFDALLEAVRERVGDQREPELLEAVAAAARLRPTSEGPTGEGPTRSTPLPLVHELTRALTRLARGKRTVLVIEDVDHVDRESVSALSSLAQGVRAVGGVVLATLGNASRGAHEQLVDLSDSVLDLPPLSDDDITALLPRWAGGQAAVDPTTTEALRTTLGPLFGNPATMRSLVRALRREDRLTVIDEHLCLRSSWEPIALPGDHELLRPVHECGPEGGRIVWCVAVLGELDVNDLPVLAEVADVELHACGRVLDRLVHDEVLREDNGRLRLSVPALGTALGREGARSSRPVHGALVRHMLDRRERGGAVDDSALAHHLVEAGPDFGGERGLEILLHEAGRTVETDPERAAERYRAAVHRMRASDRRLPRSLETMTRLQLSRGNFRELADDLGTVLPTLLETPRREVDSAGTGPYGHDDERMLAELAVCWFLVQLHEGHTVGIHDSTRLFDLMSTRDENAEQVRRLFSALFRGRTREAMTTLDTLVATFPAARDKARPVIAFDEVLLLLQAMEGEHERFLRALSRWQQCHPAERDAPDIERLRDAGSMLDHATALELVLGHRPGSRGGGSAHAYQRVLRAYYAGEWDEALSVSRSLEADRSHPRGSLALHLTRVVAAEICAARGHFRRAENWLARLPRRFACGHLLAWVRCGLRHRRGHTAEAVAEGWREYLHHRDRGSTAGLERLLERLIDYSVRLGDQEGAERMLEQLEAFETRHRTASAREAALLARGMVEADPTRLREGIESAKRRGDNHRVARGCAAMGRLLEEPRPWLHEGYDLVKQFGSSYGRGVFSELMRSRGIALTRSRGPREPLSSTENRIIDLVSDGYTNRQIAMAVQASEKTVESHLTKLFTRTGCRSRVELATARLEGRLMPA, via the coding sequence ATGGTTCGCGAGCACACCCCCATCCTCGGCCGAGACGAGCAGTGGGCCCGGCTCGACAGCACCGTTCACACCTCCGACGGAACCGGAGCGTTGCTCGTCGTACGTGGACCGAGCGGCTCGGGAAAGAGCGCACTGCTCGATGCCGCCTCGCGGAACTGGCTTCGACACGACGTGCGGGTGCTCTCGGTCTCGGCCGCCGTCCCGGCGCCGCGAATGTTCGACGCGCTACTGGAGGCCGTGCGCGAAAGAGTGGGCGACCAACGCGAACCCGAGCTGCTGGAGGCGGTCGCGGCGGCGGCACGGCTGCGTCCCACGAGCGAGGGCCCCACGGGAGAAGGTCCGACGCGTTCCACCCCGCTGCCCCTGGTGCACGAACTGACCCGCGCGCTGACGCGGCTGGCACGCGGGAAACGCACCGTGCTGGTGATCGAGGACGTCGACCACGTGGATCGGGAGTCGGTCTCCGCACTGTCGTCGCTGGCCCAGGGTGTTCGGGCCGTGGGCGGCGTGGTGCTGGCCACGCTCGGCAACGCCTCCCGTGGAGCCCACGAACAACTGGTGGACCTGTCCGACTCCGTGCTGGATCTCCCGCCCTTGTCGGACGACGACATCACGGCGCTGCTGCCGCGGTGGGCCGGTGGGCAGGCGGCCGTGGACCCGACCACGACGGAGGCGTTGCGCACGACTTTGGGGCCGCTGTTCGGCAACCCGGCGACGATGCGCTCGCTCGTGCGAGCGCTCCGCCGCGAGGACCGTCTCACGGTGATCGACGAACACCTGTGCCTGCGCTCGTCTTGGGAGCCGATCGCGCTGCCCGGCGACCACGAGCTGCTGCGCCCGGTGCACGAGTGCGGCCCCGAGGGCGGCCGGATCGTGTGGTGCGTCGCGGTGCTCGGCGAGCTCGACGTGAACGATCTGCCGGTGCTCGCCGAAGTAGCCGACGTCGAGCTGCACGCCTGCGGACGCGTGCTGGACCGGCTGGTGCACGACGAAGTGCTGCGCGAGGACAACGGTCGACTGCGACTGTCGGTACCCGCGCTGGGAACGGCGCTGGGCCGCGAAGGGGCGCGGTCGTCCCGGCCCGTGCACGGCGCGCTGGTTCGGCACATGCTCGACCGCCGCGAACGCGGGGGCGCGGTGGATGACTCGGCGCTGGCGCATCATCTCGTCGAGGCGGGCCCGGATTTCGGTGGTGAGCGCGGCCTGGAGATCCTGCTCCACGAGGCGGGCAGAACCGTGGAAACCGATCCGGAGCGGGCCGCCGAACGGTACCGCGCGGCGGTGCACCGGATGCGGGCGTCGGACCGGCGGCTGCCGAGGTCATTGGAAACGATGACCCGACTGCAGCTGTCCCGAGGGAACTTCAGGGAGCTGGCCGACGATCTCGGGACCGTGCTGCCCACGCTGCTGGAAACACCGCGCCGCGAGGTCGATTCGGCGGGAACCGGTCCGTACGGGCACGACGACGAGCGGATGTTGGCCGAGCTCGCGGTCTGCTGGTTCCTGGTGCAGCTGCACGAGGGGCACACGGTCGGGATCCACGATTCGACACGGTTGTTCGACCTGATGAGCACGCGGGACGAGAACGCCGAACAGGTGCGCCGGCTCTTCTCCGCGCTGTTTCGCGGGCGAACGCGCGAAGCGATGACCACACTCGACACTCTGGTAGCGACCTTCCCCGCCGCACGGGACAAGGCACGGCCGGTGATCGCTTTCGACGAAGTACTGCTGCTGCTCCAAGCGATGGAGGGCGAGCACGAGCGGTTCCTACGAGCACTCTCGCGGTGGCAACAGTGTCACCCGGCGGAGCGAGATGCCCCCGACATCGAGCGGCTGCGCGACGCGGGAAGCATGCTCGACCACGCCACGGCGCTGGAACTGGTCCTCGGGCACCGCCCCGGAAGTCGCGGTGGCGGTTCCGCCCACGCCTACCAGCGGGTGCTGCGTGCCTATTACGCCGGTGAGTGGGACGAGGCGCTGTCGGTGTCCCGTTCGCTGGAGGCCGACCGATCGCATCCCCGAGGCTCGCTGGCACTGCACCTGACGCGGGTGGTGGCGGCGGAGATCTGTGCGGCGCGAGGCCACTTCCGGCGGGCCGAGAACTGGTTGGCCCGGCTGCCGCGAAGGTTCGCCTGCGGCCACCTCCTCGCCTGGGTGCGCTGCGGTCTGCGACACCGCCGAGGTCACACCGCCGAGGCGGTCGCGGAGGGATGGCGGGAATACCTGCACCACCGCGACCGTGGCAGTACGGCAGGTCTGGAACGGCTGCTGGAGCGATTGATCGACTACAGTGTTCGACTCGGTGATCAGGAGGGCGCCGAGCGGATGCTCGAACAGCTGGAAGCCTTCGAGACCCGCCACCGCACCGCCTCGGCCAGGGAGGCGGCGCTGCTCGCGCGGGGGATGGTGGAGGCGGACCCGACACGCCTGCGCGAGGGAATCGAGTCGGCCAAGCGGCGTGGGGACAACCATCGGGTCGCCCGTGGCTGCGCCGCGATGGGCAGACTGCTCGAGGAACCGCGACCGTGGTTACACGAGGGCTACGACCTGGTTAAACAGTTCGGATCCTCGTACGGGCGCGGAGTGTTCAGCGAGCTGATGCGCAGCCGCGGTATCGCGTTGACGCGCTCACGCGGCCCGCGGGAACCGCTGTCGAGCACCGAGAACCGAATCATCGATCTGGTCAGTGACGGCTACACCAACCGTCAGATCGCGATGGCGGTACAGGCCAGTGAGAAGACCGTGGAAAGCCACCTGACCAAACTGTTCACCCGAACCGGCTGCCGCTCCCGTGTGGAGTTGGCCACCGCACGGCTGGAGGGCCGACTCATGCCCGCCTGA
- a CDS encoding RNAse (barnase) inhibitor barstar (product_source=COG2732; cath_funfam=3.30.370.10; cog=COG2732; pfam=PF01337; superfamily=52038): MIVDLSDVCTSAGLHRKIKVYFGFPDMYGMNWDAFWDAITGLVELPDEITFAGWGHFENVLPNDARIMRDVFDEYMTGPYHSHKVIRFE, translated from the coding sequence GTGATCGTCGATCTGTCGGATGTGTGCACCAGCGCTGGACTGCATAGAAAAATCAAGGTTTATTTTGGTTTTCCCGATATGTACGGAATGAATTGGGATGCCTTCTGGGATGCCATAACAGGGCTGGTCGAGCTGCCTGACGAGATTACGTTTGCTGGGTGGGGGCACTTCGAAAACGTATTGCCGAACGATGCTCGAATCATGCGTGATGTATTCGATGAATACATGACGGGCCCGTATCACTCTCACAAGGTGATCAGGTTCGAGTGA
- a CDS encoding Holliday junction resolvasome RuvABC ATP-dependent DNA helicase subunit (product_source=COG2255; cath_funfam=2.160.20.10,3.40.50.300; cog=COG2255; pfam=PF00004,PF13229; smart=SM00382,SM00710; superfamily=51126,52540) gives MIIVSPDAPGCHSSIAEAVDSAPEGATVHIAPGKYEESLAPRRPVTLVAEDGPDTVEISSARGPVISGDVATKLSGLTLRSTDPESPVAVAGSDRLTITECRLEATAWAAVHGHGRGGLTMRDCSVRNSEGAGVVITSPLGSSVERCTFPEPGTSGIVAAEQGVLTLRSCTVEQAAGNGLCLNGSGRIDGENITIIGARKPALAVEEQASATLSGLAARDSRGIGCYLATGSTVELTDCSVERSETDGLLIASTGRGTLERCTVEHTNHHGIRITGGSAGILRDCTITGVRGTGVLVEAESSTEFERLTVTECQGTGLSATSGATPSARRLRITGSTGAAVEVTKGAKARLDNVEIERAGEVGVLVADDGAATVNGCSVLETNGSGVAVLRAADATFTDCDVHRAGGDGVHTGERGGIVLNRCRARSGRACGVRVDPSARAEVSESEFAENEADGISVRSTESVVLRDCTATDNRGAGLRRTVPSEALTVEGFTSSGNGFPDAYGLGNGNSDSPSGGNPAEVGGPETGTAEAGTEQSKPMRELTSLVGLEGVKHDVTTLVNLNKMAKRRQEAGLSAPPMSRHLVFAGAPGTGKTTVARLYGAVLAELGVLASGHLVEVSRADLVADIVGGTAIKTTEEFNKALGGVLFVDEAYTLSSSSGGSGPDFGKEAVDTLVKLMEDHRDEVVVIAAGYSAEMREFMATNPGLESRFSRTIEFTNYTAEELVTIVRQQCAEHDYQLDESAAEALEDYFEAMPKDGTFGNGRTARKTFERMVDHQASRLSVSPDTSTADLTRLLAEDVEAVRTGVPG, from the coding sequence ATGATAATCGTCTCGCCGGACGCTCCCGGCTGCCACTCGTCGATCGCCGAAGCGGTGGACTCGGCTCCCGAGGGAGCGACGGTGCACATCGCACCCGGGAAGTACGAGGAGAGCCTGGCGCCGCGCAGACCGGTCACGCTCGTCGCCGAGGACGGGCCGGACACCGTCGAGATCAGCTCCGCGCGGGGGCCGGTGATATCGGGCGACGTCGCGACGAAGCTCAGCGGACTGACCCTGCGCTCCACTGATCCGGAAAGTCCCGTGGCCGTGGCCGGATCGGACCGGTTGACCATCACCGAGTGCCGGTTGGAGGCGACTGCCTGGGCGGCGGTCCACGGCCACGGTCGGGGCGGCCTGACGATGCGCGACTGCTCGGTGCGCAACTCCGAGGGCGCCGGTGTGGTGATCACCTCGCCCCTCGGAAGTTCGGTCGAGCGGTGCACCTTCCCCGAGCCGGGAACGTCGGGGATCGTGGCCGCCGAGCAGGGGGTACTCACGCTGCGCTCGTGCACGGTCGAGCAGGCGGCGGGCAACGGACTGTGCCTGAACGGCAGCGGGCGCATCGACGGCGAGAACATCACGATCATCGGCGCGCGCAAGCCCGCGCTGGCCGTGGAGGAGCAAGCATCGGCCACGCTGAGCGGACTGGCGGCGCGTGACAGTCGTGGCATCGGCTGCTACCTCGCCACCGGTTCGACCGTGGAGCTCACCGATTGTTCCGTCGAGCGATCCGAGACGGACGGACTGCTGATCGCCTCCACCGGCCGCGGCACGCTGGAGCGGTGCACCGTCGAACACACCAACCACCACGGCATCCGGATCACCGGTGGCTCGGCCGGAATCCTCCGCGACTGCACGATCACGGGGGTGCGCGGGACGGGAGTCCTCGTCGAGGCGGAGTCGAGCACCGAGTTCGAGCGGCTCACCGTGACCGAGTGCCAGGGGACGGGACTGAGCGCCACGAGCGGCGCCACACCCTCCGCCCGGCGGCTGCGGATCACCGGCTCCACGGGAGCGGCCGTGGAGGTCACCAAGGGAGCGAAGGCCCGGCTGGACAACGTCGAGATCGAACGGGCCGGTGAGGTGGGCGTGCTCGTCGCGGACGACGGTGCGGCGACGGTCAACGGGTGCAGCGTGCTGGAAACGAACGGTTCCGGGGTAGCGGTGCTGCGTGCCGCGGACGCCACGTTCACCGACTGCGACGTCCATCGTGCCGGTGGCGACGGGGTGCACACCGGGGAACGGGGCGGGATCGTGCTGAACCGCTGCCGGGCCCGTTCCGGTCGGGCATGTGGCGTGCGGGTGGACCCCTCGGCCCGTGCCGAGGTGTCCGAATCGGAGTTCGCCGAGAACGAGGCCGACGGTATCAGCGTGCGCTCGACGGAGAGCGTGGTGCTGCGCGACTGCACGGCCACCGACAACCGTGGTGCGGGCCTGCGTCGCACGGTTCCCTCGGAGGCGTTGACGGTGGAGGGATTCACCAGCTCCGGAAACGGTTTCCCGGACGCGTACGGCCTCGGGAACGGGAACTCCGACTCCCCCTCCGGCGGGAACCCTGCCGAGGTCGGCGGCCCCGAGACCGGCACTGCCGAGGCGGGCACCGAGCAGAGCAAGCCGATGCGGGAGTTGACCTCGCTGGTGGGGCTGGAGGGAGTCAAGCACGACGTCACCACGCTGGTGAACCTGAACAAGATGGCAAAGCGGCGCCAGGAGGCCGGGCTGTCGGCGCCCCCAATGAGCAGGCACCTGGTCTTCGCGGGAGCACCGGGTACTGGCAAGACCACCGTGGCCCGGCTCTACGGCGCGGTGCTGGCCGAGCTGGGGGTGCTCGCCTCCGGGCACCTGGTCGAGGTCTCGCGCGCCGATCTGGTCGCCGACATCGTCGGTGGCACCGCGATCAAGACCACCGAGGAGTTCAACAAGGCGCTGGGCGGAGTGCTCTTCGTCGACGAGGCGTACACCCTGAGCTCCTCCTCCGGTGGCTCCGGCCCGGACTTCGGCAAGGAGGCCGTGGACACCCTGGTCAAGCTGATGGAGGACCACCGGGACGAGGTGGTGGTGATCGCGGCGGGCTACTCCGCGGAGATGCGCGAGTTCATGGCCACCAACCCCGGGCTGGAGTCCCGCTTCAGCCGGACCATAGAGTTCACCAACTACACCGCCGAGGAACTGGTCACGATCGTGCGCCAGCAGTGCGCCGAGCACGACTACCAGCTCGACGAGAGCGCCGCCGAAGCACTGGAGGACTACTTCGAGGCGATGCCCAAGGACGGTACCTTCGGCAACGGCCGGACCGCGCGCAAGACCTTCGAGCGAATGGTCGACCACCAGGCCTCGCGACTGTCGGTCTCGCCGGACACCTCCACCGCCGATCTGACCCGGCTGCTGGCCGAGGACGTCGAGGCCGTCCGGACAGGTGTGCCGGGCTGA